The following coding sequences lie in one Phalacrocorax aristotelis chromosome 4, bGulAri2.1, whole genome shotgun sequence genomic window:
- the HAUS3 gene encoding HAUS augmin-like complex subunit 3, producing the protein MSCGNDFVETLKQIGYPKADELNGEDFDWLFESSEDKSFLEWFCGNVSKQHVVSEKELQDFDSLVDSGKPILEGNALDEVLKTLKPVDSKNREEEEEEELKKLEDELKTLQKLKNLQIHRHNKLQMMVAANGHVLQTLKSKEEEAHKDFKEGLEVFTVANSRLNNELLSLTDAAKELASLFTASDSDQGSGQHPVFFSQLSLDKYLSQEEQSTAALTSYIKPHFYQGMSEGVEKSHEDSFQFVDIGKQVTCDETNEVCEESQELARLQTAYICAQHQLIQMQAEEEGMNSAIKCAESMLQSLRNEDIGKQENLSAKISSLNDETSAIEQEITQISNEELLPLLKVNAQLLSAPVVKGYLDHQIAQLDYYASRQDEICRHLIRQKASFELIELAYEMELKKHKEVCCQLENLVASLKQSSNELQQRLQAMTEQTEHAKPRNAISSEDGFSCRLYQLLEGENENQQLFKTYKNLEQMAQKLKQDCATVQDQLAASSQEQSLLSSKLKSDVDTLYDALYCGGNHIQLRSQELTELFRQLKADLNKLNQLLMDLIADVKSKRNFLQSNKLHQMERNLYVHFFKDEDHLKEMVEKLEQLSEATASGLEDKNFTTSEVLNV; encoded by the exons atgaGCTGTGGAAATGATTTTGTGGAAACTCTTAAGCAAATTGGATATCCAAAAGCCGATGAGCTTAATGGAGAAGATTTTGACTGGCTGTTTGAGTCTTCAGAAGACAAATCATTTCTGGAGTGGTTTTGTGGAAATGTAAGTAAGCAGCATGTGGTATCTGAAAAAGAACTGCAAGATTTTGATAGTCTTGTTGATTCTGGTAAGCCCATTTTGGAAGGAAATGCACTGGATGAAGTCCTTAAAACCTTGAAGCCTGTGGATTCAAAgaacagagaggaggaagaagaggaggaactGAAGAAATTAGAGGATGAGCTTAAAACtcttcagaagttaaaaaaccTTCAAATTCATCGACATAATAAGCTTCAGATGATGGTTGCTGCGAACGGCCATGTATtgcaaacattaaaaagcaaagaggaagaagCACATAAAGATTTCAAAGAAGGGTTGGAAGTGTTTACTGTGGCAAATAGTAGGCTTAATAATGAACTGCTGTCTCTTACGGATGCAGCTAAGGAACTGGCCTCTCTCTTCACTGCTTCAGATTCAGACCAAGGCTCAGGTCAGCAtccagtgtttttttcccaactttCTTTGGACAAATATTTGTCTCAGGAAGAACAAAGCACTGCAGCACTTACCTCATACATAAAACCCCATTTTTATCAAGGTATGTCTGAAGGGGTTGAAAAGTCACATGAAGACAGCTTTCAGTTTGTGGATATAGGCAAACAAGTCACTTGTGATGAGACTAATGAAGTCTGTGAGGAGAGTCAAGAGCTGGCCAGGCTCCAGACAGCGTATATTTGTGCTCAACATCAGCTAATTCAAATGCAAGCTGAAGAGGAGGGCATGAATTCAGCTATAAAATGTGCAGAGAGCATGCTACAGTCGTTAAGGAACGAG GACattggaaaacaagaaaacctcAGTGCCAAAATATCTAGTTTAAATGATGAAACTTCAGCAATTGAACAAGAAATAACTCAGATAAGCAATGAAGAGCTGCTTCCCCTTCTAAAAGTGAATGCACAGCTTTTGAGTGCGCCAGTGGTGAAAGGATACTTGGATCATCAGATTGCTCAGCTGGACTATTATGCTTCAAGACAAGATGAAATATGCAGGCATTTGATAAGACAGAAAGCATCGTTTGAACTTATTGAGCTAGCCTATGAAATGGAGTTGAAGAAACATAAGGAGGTCTGCTGTCAACTTGAGAATTTGGTAGCATCTCTGAAACAGAGCAGCAATGAGTTGCAACAGAGGCTACAAGCGATGACTGAGCAAACTGAACATGCAAAGCCAAGAAACGCTATTAGTTCAGAGGATGGTTTCTCTTGCAG GCTATATCAGcttctggaaggagaaaatgaaaaccaacagttgtttaaaacatacaaaaaccTGGAGCAGATGGCTCAGAAGTTAAAGCAGGACTGTGCTACAGTACAAGATCAGCTAGCAGCATCTTCTCAAGAACAGTCTCTCCTTTCTTCCAAGCTAAAAAGTGATGTAGATACCCTTTATGATGCTCTGTATTGTGGAGGAAATCATATACAACTCCGTAGTCAG GAACTTACTGAGCTGTTTCGTCAACTGAAAGCTGACTTAAATAAACTAAATCAACTCCTTATGGATCTGATTGCTGATGTGAAGTCAAAGAGAAACTTTTTACAGTCCAATAAGCTGCATCAGATGGAGAGAAACTTGTATGTGCATTTTTTCAAAGATGAAGACCACTTGAAAGAGATGGTGGAGAAGCTTGAGCAGCTGTCTGAGGCTACAGCCAGTGGTCTGGAAGATAAGAATTTCACCACCAGTGAAGTTCTTAATGTTTAA